The following proteins come from a genomic window of Acomys russatus chromosome 17, mAcoRus1.1, whole genome shotgun sequence:
- the Polr2k gene encoding DNA-directed RNA polymerases I, II, and III subunit RPABC4, with the protein MDTQKDVQPPKQQPMIYICGDCHTENEIKSRDPIRCRECGYRIMYKKRTKRRILLATRSRSEGEQEELVLGLIKTKF; encoded by the exons ATGGACACCCAGAAAGACGTTCAACCCCCGAAGCAGCAGCCAATGATATATATTTGTGGAG ACTGTCACAccgaaaatgaaataaaatccagGGATCCAATCAGATGCAGAGAGTGTGGATACAGAATAATGTACAAGAAAAGGACTAAGAGACGTATCCTTCTAGCTACGCGCTCGCGCTCTGAAGGCGAACAGGAGGAGCTAGTGCTTGGGTTGATAAAGACTAAGTTCTGA